One window from the genome of Clostridiales bacterium encodes:
- a CDS encoding leucine-rich repeat protein: protein MKKLRLIFIFLFITVAALFAVGCSTAEYAGGHSAPPVNRNEVMPIERNRLSLALGMEIDEFDVIEKSGCRIIDSNGKEIIANAQTLTDGTFTYDHFELDTVGLNKYIKITYGDTSNYIFYDVYDYTVNFFTDENSDEPWKTVRASAQLNDELWLSVWVDINEYNYSTDELAREADPDGAKLFKGWFDYGDNAATGYYVLQPPATGTERVLNLYAHYMDEDEFKNYDITYDGSGRRVFNKYIGEKTDTVVIPEGVTYIDLNTLFGDGFNFENLHIPASAQIDVPVSNAIYTLGLKDITVDKGSYYFSSYNGALYSDDYEILYLMPASCENTQFHDAITELGSYSCAYWQVSEVTIPKGLTHLDHYCFAYSQLSKINGMINVSTIMSGVFYKTKISSIDDGTAQYTVLDNGQMILSYVYGKPTEYTVASGTVAIVGDAFNKHSQLKSITFPDGLESIGSSAFSECTALESVQFPSSLKHMGSHVFYGCRSLKTVSDIPDLTFTDDDGDVYSHALPAYIFYGCSSLTEIKLPDGLRMMMSYALRGCSNITEIEIPETVYYFGHGVFYNTGITSIDLPAGLRYVGQSCFYGSKLESIDLSVCTSLTALSNYCFAYTKLEELTIPAWITDIPRQCFAYISTLKELDLGSVVSLDYGAFYQSSLADIGWGDSIQSIGELSFGGTTTLTSIVIPDTVTSIAYRAFGSCSKIRSITLGKSVRTLGNYTYLDDGVTFDKGNPAFFGLQNLRTISVSEDNPYFKVVDGVLYGRSICGIDYGENGVLYYVPPYYGEAEIILPDSVKIIIPYAFMYQKSISEVNTNDGLLNIGKAAFYASTSLTTLNLSKSVNNIGANIFYSCRKVNTFTVAEGNEKYSTDGNLVYAGDTLVMYLAFSPNVVIRDGITAIADAVFMGNTVIESIVIPDSVISIGYKTFDGCSALTSIKIGKGLENIDDWSFGALKSLETITVSDDNENFKTQDNILYSKDGRKLILSAAKNVMTELKLESGVTEIGDWAFAYNTTLTSVRLPVGIRSIGNYAFYECRALTEFYGSEALLSIGERAFSFEPAPTDASNDAKKQLCNTLKTVMLYGSVENIGASAFYGQFGLENLYLKMTLAQYNDMLAGCGTNIGFLTRGCTIGSTNEYTVNDGKGVIRALYSETKPTITYDGYEMFYLDGDEPKMWEL, encoded by the coding sequence ATGAAAAAACTGCGTTTGATTTTTATATTCTTGTTCATAACGGTTGCGGCGCTGTTCGCAGTCGGGTGTTCGACGGCGGAGTATGCCGGCGGACATTCTGCGCCGCCCGTAAACCGAAACGAGGTAATGCCCATAGAGCGTAACCGTTTGAGCCTTGCCTTAGGCATGGAGATCGATGAGTTTGACGTTATCGAAAAATCGGGCTGCCGCATTATCGATTCGAACGGCAAGGAGATAATCGCAAACGCACAAACGCTCACCGACGGCACTTTTACTTACGATCATTTCGAGCTTGACACGGTCGGCTTAAACAAATACATAAAAATCACTTACGGCGATACGTCGAACTATATCTTTTACGACGTTTACGATTACACCGTTAATTTCTTTACCGACGAAAACAGCGACGAGCCGTGGAAGACCGTTCGCGCATCCGCGCAGCTTAACGACGAGCTGTGGCTTTCCGTGTGGGTGGATATCAACGAATACAACTATTCGACAGACGAGCTCGCGCGCGAAGCCGATCCTGACGGGGCGAAGCTTTTTAAGGGTTGGTTCGACTACGGCGACAATGCGGCGACGGGGTATTACGTGCTTCAACCGCCCGCAACCGGCACCGAGCGCGTGCTCAACCTCTACGCCCACTATATGGACGAGGACGAGTTTAAAAATTACGATATAACCTACGACGGCAGCGGTCGGCGTGTTTTCAATAAATACATCGGCGAAAAGACCGACACGGTCGTCATACCGGAGGGCGTTACATATATCGACCTTAACACGCTTTTCGGTGATGGTTTCAACTTCGAGAACCTGCATATTCCGGCTTCCGCACAGATCGACGTGCCCGTTTCGAATGCTATCTACACACTGGGGCTTAAAGATATAACGGTAGATAAAGGCAGTTATTACTTCTCGTCGTATAACGGCGCGCTGTATTCCGACGATTACGAAATCCTTTATCTTATGCCCGCAAGTTGCGAGAACACGCAGTTCCATGACGCAATAACGGAATTGGGCAGTTATTCGTGCGCATACTGGCAGGTGAGCGAGGTGACGATCCCCAAGGGCTTAACCCATCTCGACCATTACTGCTTTGCATATTCTCAGCTGTCTAAAATAAACGGCATGATCAATGTTTCTACGATCATGTCGGGAGTTTTTTATAAAACGAAGATATCCTCGATAGATGACGGTACGGCGCAATACACAGTGCTCGATAACGGGCAAATGATATTGAGTTACGTATACGGCAAGCCGACCGAGTATACGGTAGCTAGCGGCACTGTCGCGATCGTGGGCGACGCGTTCAATAAACACAGTCAGCTTAAATCGATAACGTTCCCCGATGGTTTGGAAAGCATAGGCAGCTCGGCGTTCTCCGAATGTACGGCGTTGGAGAGCGTGCAGTTCCCGTCGTCCCTCAAACACATGGGTAGTCACGTTTTTTACGGTTGCAGGTCGTTAAAGACCGTTTCGGATATACCCGATTTGACTTTTACCGACGACGACGGCGACGTATACTCTCACGCTCTGCCTGCGTATATTTTCTACGGCTGTTCAAGCCTAACGGAAATCAAGCTTCCTGACGGCTTGCGGATGATGATGTCGTACGCCTTGCGCGGCTGTTCCAATATAACCGAGATAGAAATTCCCGAAACCGTTTATTACTTCGGGCACGGGGTGTTCTACAACACGGGAATTACTAGCATAGACCTGCCTGCAGGGCTACGTTACGTCGGTCAAAGCTGTTTTTACGGAAGCAAACTTGAATCGATAGATTTGTCCGTTTGTACTTCGCTCACGGCCTTATCTAATTATTGTTTCGCTTATACAAAACTCGAAGAATTAACGATCCCCGCTTGGATAACGGATATCCCGAGACAGTGTTTTGCTTATATTTCTACGCTTAAAGAATTGGATTTGGGTAGTGTGGTAAGCCTCGATTACGGCGCATTCTATCAGTCCTCGCTTGCCGATATAGGTTGGGGCGACAGCATTCAGTCGATCGGCGAGCTTTCGTTCGGCGGTACGACTACGCTCACGAGTATCGTTATTCCCGATACCGTGACTTCTATCGCTTACCGTGCGTTTGGTTCATGTTCTAAAATTAGGAGTATTACACTGGGAAAGAGTGTAAGGACGCTCGGTAATTATACCTATCTCGACGACGGTGTGACCTTCGATAAAGGCAATCCTGCTTTTTTTGGATTGCAGAATTTAAGAACGATATCGGTATCAGAGGATAATCCGTACTTTAAAGTAGTGGACGGCGTGCTCTACGGCAGAAGCATTTGCGGTATCGATTACGGCGAAAACGGCGTGCTTTACTACGTGCCGCCTTATTACGGTGAAGCGGAAATTATTTTGCCCGATAGCGTAAAGATCATCATTCCGTATGCGTTTATGTACCAAAAATCTATAAGCGAAGTGAATACGAACGACGGCTTGCTTAATATAGGTAAGGCTGCGTTTTATGCGTCTACGTCGTTGACGACGCTTAATCTTTCAAAATCGGTAAATAATATCGGTGCAAATATATTTTACAGTTGTCGTAAGGTAAATACGTTTACCGTTGCAGAGGGTAATGAGAAATACTCGACGGACGGTAACCTCGTTTACGCCGGCGATACGCTAGTAATGTATCTCGCTTTTTCGCCGAACGTTGTTATTCGCGACGGTATAACTGCTATCGCAGACGCGGTATTTATGGGTAATACCGTAATAGAGAGCATCGTCATACCCGACAGTGTAATATCGATAGGGTACAAAACCTTCGACGGCTGCTCGGCTCTTACGAGCATAAAAATAGGCAAGGGCTTGGAAAATATAGACGATTGGTCGTTCGGCGCGTTGAAGTCGCTCGAAACGATCACTGTCAGCGACGATAACGAAAATTTCAAAACGCAGGATAATATCCTTTACAGTAAGGACGGAAGAAAGCTTATTCTGTCCGCCGCCAAAAACGTAATGACCGAGCTTAAACTCGAAAGCGGCGTTACCGAGATAGGCGATTGGGCGTTTGCTTATAATACCACTCTTACAAGCGTGCGCCTCCCCGTCGGGATAAGAAGTATAGGCAATTACGCATTTTACGAATGCCGAGCTCTTACCGAATTCTACGGGTCGGAGGCTTTACTGTCGATAGGCGAAAGAGCGTTCTCGTTCGAGCCCGCGCCAACGGATGCGTCAAACGACGCAAAAAAGCAACTTTGCAATACTCTTAAAACGGTTATGCTTTACGGTAGTGTAGAAAATATCGGCGCCAGCGCATTTTACGGACAGTTCGGTTTGGAAAATCTTTATCTAAAAATGACGCTTGCGCAGTATAACGATATGCTGGCGGGCTGTGGTACCAATATAGGCTTCCTTACGCGCGGTTGTACGATAGGGTCTACCAACGAGTATACCGTCAACGACGGCAAGGGTGTTATTCGTGCGCTGTACAGCGAAACCAAGCCTACGATTACTTACGACGGCTATGAAATGTTCTACCTCGACGGCGACGAGCCGAAGATGTGGGAGTTATAA
- a CDS encoding MoxR family ATPase, whose amino-acid sequence MIIEKSAEIIEKIGKVIIGKDDVIRKVLMAVYAKGNILLEDAPGVGKTTLALAFAKALGLDFKRMQFTPDTMPSDITGFTVYNKETGAFDYKKGAIVCNLFMGDEINRASAKTQSALLEAMEENSVTVDGVTHVLPDPFICIATQNPTGSAGTQPLPDSQLDRFMVKLSIGYPGVDEQVEILRRHNTSEPIDDLKPVTDRDSIKEIQNFLGSITVSDEILNYMVSLCESTRNHPLIDLGVSPRGLLALSRMVRASAILNGRDFVVPRDVKDVFADVCSHRIILRPRAKLEGYTQRAVCEDVIANTVEPTLGK is encoded by the coding sequence ATGATCATCGAAAAATCCGCTGAGATTATAGAAAAGATCGGTAAGGTAATTATCGGTAAGGACGACGTTATAAGAAAGGTTCTTATGGCTGTCTACGCCAAGGGTAATATCTTGCTCGAAGACGCGCCCGGTGTTGGCAAGACCACGCTTGCGTTGGCGTTTGCCAAGGCGCTCGGTCTGGACTTTAAGCGTATGCAGTTCACGCCCGACACCATGCCGAGCGATATAACCGGCTTTACCGTTTACAACAAGGAAACGGGCGCGTTCGATTACAAGAAGGGCGCGATCGTCTGCAACCTGTTTATGGGCGACGAAATCAACCGCGCTTCGGCTAAAACGCAGTCCGCGCTTTTGGAAGCGATGGAAGAAAACTCGGTCACGGTCGACGGCGTTACTCACGTTCTGCCCGACCCGTTTATTTGTATCGCAACGCAAAACCCGACGGGCTCGGCGGGTACTCAGCCGCTGCCCGATTCGCAGCTCGACCGCTTTATGGTCAAGCTCTCGATAGGGTATCCCGGCGTGGATGAGCAGGTGGAAATTCTGCGCCGTCACAATACGAGCGAGCCTATCGACGATCTTAAACCCGTCACCGATCGCGACAGTATTAAGGAGATACAGAACTTCCTCGGCTCGATCACCGTGTCGGATGAAATTCTCAATTATATGGTAAGCCTTTGCGAAAGCACGCGCAACCATCCGCTTATCGACCTCGGCGTATCGCCGCGTGGTCTTTTGGCGTTGTCGCGCATGGTCCGCGCTTCGGCAATACTGAACGGGCGCGATTTCGTCGTTCCCCGCGACGTAAAGGACGTTTTCGCAGACGTTTGCTCGCACCGTATTATTCTTCGCCCGCGCGCCAAGCTCGAAGGCTATACCCAGCGTGCCGTTTGCGAGGACGTAATTGCAAACACGGTAGAGCCCACGCTCGGCAAATAA
- a CDS encoding DUF58 domain-containing protein yields MLAKRIAYALMVLASVVTLIITDSGIALFICVFLVCLPFVSLLTLSLAKRKVKFSCKVNQSCIRGNTLRLTVKVGVTPRFFVGTAEVVAEIENATFNKKEYKNFVFKDLSFAPHDYDYVSANSGKIVVRFVSIKLIDIFGVVKRTVKCYEIAESMVSPILFDNLQMELGVNKNESVYGENVLPQKGHDITEIYNIRDYQAGDSLSSVHWKLSGKFDALKTKDFGSTDDRNLLVLVDMSRKKFDDEATDDMLNSVLDAAVSVSNAMIMHGYAHTVGWFDKGLFGSSDVNDADSFVQMVDKLMSIKVDEGNAESLFYLTRVPSCSVFTKIIYVTTAVNTDELKQSVNCDITSIVVGNGFGEVDNGAYKIINVPYDRIATALATCVL; encoded by the coding sequence ATGTTGGCAAAGAGGATCGCATACGCATTAATGGTGCTAGCGTCGGTCGTGACGCTCATTATAACAGACAGCGGTATCGCGCTGTTTATTTGCGTGTTCCTTGTTTGTTTGCCGTTCGTATCGCTTCTCACGCTTAGCCTTGCCAAAAGAAAGGTCAAATTCTCTTGTAAGGTAAATCAGTCGTGCATACGCGGCAACACGCTTCGTCTTACGGTAAAGGTGGGCGTTACTCCGCGCTTTTTCGTGGGTACGGCGGAAGTCGTCGCCGAGATAGAGAACGCCACGTTCAATAAGAAAGAGTATAAAAACTTCGTGTTCAAGGATTTGTCGTTCGCGCCGCACGACTACGATTACGTAAGCGCCAATTCCGGCAAGATAGTCGTCAGGTTCGTCAGCATTAAGCTTATCGATATTTTCGGCGTGGTCAAGCGCACGGTCAAGTGCTACGAGATCGCCGAGAGCATGGTATCGCCCATATTGTTCGACAACCTGCAAATGGAACTCGGCGTAAACAAGAACGAGTCGGTCTACGGCGAAAACGTTTTGCCGCAAAAGGGACACGACATTACCGAAATTTATAATATCCGCGACTATCAAGCGGGCGACAGTCTGTCATCCGTGCACTGGAAGCTGTCAGGCAAGTTCGATGCGCTCAAAACCAAGGACTTCGGCAGTACCGACGACCGTAATCTTTTGGTGCTCGTCGATATGAGCCGCAAAAAGTTCGACGACGAAGCCACCGACGATATGCTCAACTCGGTGCTCGACGCGGCAGTTTCCGTATCCAACGCGATGATCATGCACGGCTACGCGCACACCGTCGGCTGGTTCGACAAGGGCTTGTTTGGCAGTAGCGACGTAAACGACGCCGATTCGTTCGTGCAAATGGTGGATAAGCTTATGAGTATCAAGGTAGACGAGGGCAATGCCGAAAGCTTGTTCTACCTTACGCGCGTGCCGTCGTGTTCGGTGTTTACTAAGATAATTTACGTCACGACCGCCGTCAATACCGACGAGCTTAAACAGAGCGTCAACTGCGACATTACGTCCATCGTAGTAGGCAATGGGTTCGGCGAAGTGGATAACGGCGCATACAAGATAATCAACGTGCCTTACGATAGGATAGCGACGGCGCTCGCTACCTGCGTGCTTTGA
- a CDS encoding transglutaminase domain-containing protein, producing MAKKELKNVIMKSEADNGTRIFGITVGAFAFAALYLIIVSSFAFNGIYYAAGLLGVAFIVVILVFERKKYVKWIALGVVLLYTLLCIAVDFQTFSDSVRLFANTINLRVNENLHSGRELFAVSNSGVAVQFLFPSVLSVWIAVVVWLSLKKIFVHVLIAFIMLIAFIMGGVYPSVYAVALLIVAWLGLLAVDRGLNFEASFICLGSCIVVLAILLPCVFYNGSSFISGINNGISTAVETMIFGDDSLTEGELFKSGELHAGETERLLVTVSDQTPELYLKGFVGSDLVNGKWEETDKNVYVQNGYQGLLDYVSEDDNIPLMQYARYSSLSGSTDRYKVSVDNLGADKKYIYMPYTATESSNGNAYYDLNLRDGTSPAGNYEFVIFDDDRFSERVTQADWVTNSEAVRTQAMIDYLRHESAYRAFVYDTYCGVDEATALLARERLGETTKSINTATQLIRAYFLANYNVTDEVDGITQDFVTEFLDNTIVNANAPYFASAAVYMYRALGFAARYAEGYYVNVIVETEDGEVSDEYTLTLTDADAHAWVEVYFDGIGWLPIEVTPGYFTEQMHDSTVEPEHPDTPANSNAPKDPDEDEEKPGTEIENPPVIENPPAPEVVVDRLYTALKALLPIAVVLLVIALVVFVFVARRRFVLHKRNKALAAVGTPFGRAAYKIVKHDAGSCDAAELEKLGVPKRRTERFIEILEKSVYGNRELSVNEHNFVINFITDVADRVCSNGNALKGLYCKYIRCVGI from the coding sequence ATGGCAAAAAAAGAGCTCAAAAACGTAATAATGAAATCCGAAGCCGATAACGGCACGCGGATTTTCGGTATAACGGTCGGCGCGTTTGCGTTCGCTGCGTTGTACCTTATTATCGTTTCGTCGTTTGCGTTCAACGGCATTTATTATGCCGCGGGGCTTTTAGGCGTTGCTTTTATAGTTGTCATCTTGGTTTTCGAGCGGAAAAAGTACGTTAAGTGGATAGCTTTGGGCGTTGTCTTGCTGTATACGTTGCTGTGCATAGCAGTCGATTTTCAGACCTTTTCAGATAGCGTCAGGCTGTTTGCCAACACTATCAATTTGCGCGTCAACGAAAATCTGCATTCCGGTCGTGAATTATTCGCCGTGTCGAATAGCGGCGTTGCGGTGCAATTTCTGTTCCCGTCGGTATTGTCGGTATGGATCGCCGTAGTAGTATGGCTGTCGCTCAAAAAGATTTTCGTGCACGTCTTGATCGCGTTTATCATGCTCATAGCGTTTATTATGGGCGGCGTGTACCCGTCGGTGTACGCAGTCGCGCTGTTAATCGTGGCGTGGCTGGGGCTGCTTGCCGTAGACCGCGGGCTTAATTTCGAGGCGTCGTTTATTTGCTTGGGCAGCTGTATAGTAGTTTTGGCTATCCTGTTGCCGTGCGTGTTCTATAACGGCAGTTCGTTCATATCGGGCATTAATAACGGTATTTCTACCGCGGTCGAGACTATGATTTTCGGCGACGACAGCCTGACCGAGGGCGAGCTTTTTAAGAGCGGCGAGCTCCACGCAGGCGAGACCGAAAGGCTGTTGGTGACCGTTTCCGATCAAACGCCCGAGCTCTATCTCAAAGGCTTCGTCGGCAGCGATCTCGTGAACGGCAAGTGGGAAGAAACGGACAAGAACGTCTACGTGCAGAACGGTTACCAGGGTTTGCTCGATTACGTGAGCGAGGACGATAATATCCCGCTCATGCAGTATGCGCGGTACTCGTCGCTGTCCGGCAGTACGGATAGGTACAAGGTAAGCGTCGATAATTTGGGCGCCGATAAAAAATATATCTATATGCCGTACACTGCAACGGAAAGCAGCAACGGCAATGCGTACTACGACCTTAACCTTCGCGACGGAACGAGCCCTGCGGGAAATTACGAGTTTGTTATTTTCGACGACGATCGGTTCAGCGAGCGCGTTACCCAAGCCGATTGGGTGACGAACAGCGAGGCGGTGCGCACGCAGGCTATGATAGACTACTTGCGGCACGAGAGCGCGTACAGAGCGTTTGTGTACGATACCTATTGCGGCGTGGACGAAGCGACGGCTCTTCTTGCGCGCGAGCGGCTCGGCGAAACGACTAAATCTATTAATACCGCCACGCAACTCATACGCGCGTATTTCTTGGCGAACTATAACGTTACCGACGAGGTAGACGGCATTACGCAGGATTTTGTTACGGAGTTTCTCGATAATACTATTGTAAATGCCAATGCGCCGTACTTCGCTTCGGCTGCGGTGTATATGTACCGCGCGCTCGGGTTTGCCGCGCGCTATGCCGAGGGATATTACGTCAATGTTATCGTAGAGACCGAGGACGGCGAGGTTTCGGACGAGTACACGCTGACCCTGACGGACGCCGACGCGCACGCGTGGGTAGAGGTGTATTTCGACGGGATCGGGTGGCTGCCGATAGAGGTCACGCCCGGATACTTCACCGAGCAGATGCACGACTCTACCGTCGAGCCCGAGCATCCGGATACACCCGCGAATAGCAATGCGCCCAAGGATCCCGACGAGGACGAGGAAAAGCCCGGCACGGAAATAGAAAACCCGCCCGTGATCGAGAACCCGCCCGCGCCCGAGGTCGTTGTAGACAGGCTGTATACAGCGCTTAAAGCTTTATTGCCGATAGCTGTCGTGCTTTTGGTAATCGCGCTTGTCGTTTTCGTATTTGTTGCGCGGCGCAGGTTCGTTTTGCATAAAAGGAATAAGGCGCTGGCTGCGGTGGGAACGCCGTTCGGCAGGGCGGCGTATAAAATCGTCAAGCACGATGCGGGCTCGTGCGACGCGGCTGAGCTCGAAAAGCTGGGCGTGCCTAAGCGCAGGACCGAACGGTTTATCGAGATCTTGGAAAAGAGCGTTTACGGTAATCGCGAGCTGTCGGTCAATGAGCACAACTTCGTTATAAACTTTATAACGGACGTCGCCGACCGCGTGTGCTCGAACGGCAACGCGCTCAAAGGCTTGTACTGCAAGTATATCCGTTGCGTTGGTATCTGA